A DNA window from Coffea arabica cultivar ET-39 chromosome 6c, Coffea Arabica ET-39 HiFi, whole genome shotgun sequence contains the following coding sequences:
- the LOC113695774 gene encoding uncharacterized protein, whose protein sequence is MAYNTSSRTEPTNSHQWLMESAEAELFPNKKQAVEAPNSNSFSGFLNSNVSHWGHSSTFHSVANQFTQRLFDPETARTINFGQRNVPSVDLGNISMKRKVIEDCVESDFSFGLSISNSLEDPKTGLNYGGIRKVKVSQVKDTENLIPSFGHTYDRKDSGYVSVPHAFVNTDDNSVSMGLSFSRADKNVMSIGTSFMREDNDFVSVDQPGNHHGCDGTSIGPAYKENGSISLNTSLDKDGKNTGALSFQNFGINEGAVSHSLNMNGAVESIELPFSMDDSNIAHTGQLFDKEAQIAACIDHSYNNTEDHHMSGSKSYNTIDDNNLSLAHHCGKGESKIISFGGISDDDNLSASERLICSYDLLMGQSSVLKSETVKGKVSVESNADALAKATEIVTSKEIISRKKEEHKVIKKPPPNNFPSNVRSLLSTGILDGVPVKYIAWSREKELRGTIKGSGYLCGCETCNHTKAINAYEFERHAGSKTKHPNNHIYFENGKTVYGIVQELRNTPQNLLFDVIQTITGSPINQKSFRLWKESFVAATRELQRIYGKEEGKQLS, encoded by the exons ATGGCTTACAATACTTCATCAAGAACTGAGCCAACAAATTCTCATCAATGGCTTATGGAAAGTGCTGAGGCAGAGTTGTTCCCTAATAAAAAGCAAGCAGTTGAAGCTCCAAATTCCAATTCATTCTCTGGTTTTCTAAATTCAAATGTTTCTCATTGGGGACATTCTTCCACTTTCCATTCAGTTGCAAACCAATTCACACAAAGGCTTTTTGACCCTGAGACTGCAAGGACTATCAACTTTGGTCAGAGAAATGTTCCATCAGTTGACTTGGGAAATATAAGTATGAAACGAAAGGTTATTGAGGATTGTGTTGAAAGTGATTTCTCATTTGGTTTATCAATATCTAATTCCCTGGAAGATCCTAAGACAGGTCTTAATTATGGGGGTATCAGAAAAGTTAAAGTCAGCCAAGTCAAGGATACAGAAAATCTCATCCCTTCATTTGGCCACACATATGACAGAAAGGACAGCGGTTATGTGTCAGTGCCTCATGCGTTTGTCAACACAGATGATAATTCTGTTTCTATGGGACTTTCTTTCAGTAGAGCAGATAAAAATGTGATGTCAATTGGAACTTCCTTCATGAGGGAGGATAACGATTTCGTATCAGTGGATCAACCTGGCAACCATCATGGCTGTGATGGGACTTCAATAGGTCCTGCATACAAGGAAAATGGTAGTATATCACTCAATACATCTCTAGATAAAGATGGAAAAAACACAGGAGCActaagtttccaaaattttggtaTAAATGAAGGAGCAGTGAGTCATTCCTTAAACATGAATGGTGCTGTTGAATCAATTGAGCTGCCTTTCAGCATGGATGATAGTAATATTGCCCATACAGGGCAACTTTTTGATAAAGAAGCTCAAATAGCTGCATGTATAGATCACTCTTACAACAATACTGAAGATCATCATATGTCAGGGTCTAAAAGCTACAACACAATTGACGACAATAATTTGTCATTGGCCCACCATTGTGGTAAGGGAGAAAGTAAGATCATATCTTTTGGTGGAATTTCTGATGATGATAATTTGAGTGCTTCTGAAAGGCTCATATGCAGTTATGACTTACTAATGGGTCAATCTTCAGTTCTAAAATCTGAAACAGTGAAAGGAAAGGTGTCAGTTGAGTCAAATGCTGATGCACTTGCAAAAGCCACTGAAATAGTTACTAGTAAAGAAATTATTTCAAGGAAAAAAGAGGAACATAAAGTAATTAAAAAACCTCCTCCAAATAATTTCCCTTCTAATGTTCGAAGTTTGCTGTCAACTGGTATACTAGATGGAGTACCCGTGAAGTATATTGCGTGGTCACGAGAG AAAGAACTTAGGGGCACCATAAAAGGTTCTGGTTATCTATGTGGTTGTGAGACATGTAATCATACCAAG GCGATTAATGCCTACGAGTTTGAGCGTCATGCTGGATCTAAAACTAAACATCCAAACAATCACATATACTTTGAGAATGGCAAGACAGTTTATGGGATTGTTCAAGAGTTGAGGAATACTCCACAAAATCTGTTGTTTGATGTAATTCAGACAATTACTGGGTCACCCATCAACCAAAAATCCTTTCGTCTTTGGAAAG AATCATTTGTAGCTGCAACACGTGAACTTCAGAGAATATACGGAAAAGAGGAAGGAAAACAACTATCTTGA
- the LOC113695566 gene encoding type I inositol polyphosphate 5-phosphatase 8-like isoform X1: MRTERMNSKGSWPKLVVRKLLNIRSGADEFHSDCAVTGMMDKVERRRKSCSDQGSHVVVPEDFAEGWLLEARNGIESPTLELDGAAAASDNRDLRMFVATWNVGGKSPHEGLTLGDWLRTSTPADIYVLGFQEIVPLNAGNVLGAEDSGPSAKWLSLIRQALNGNHHSATDDSPPEDSTLPASQSPHDRRQFAAKPGVNSSDMLSPENGIDQQEGLERYLSLNDPNNSFASEEASAASPSAVSTGPSSPNGIKYCLAASKQMVGIFLCVWVRSDLRKHISSLKVSCVGRGIMGYLGNKGSISMSMILHRTSFCFVCTHLASGEREGDEIKRNSDVIEILRKTRFSHPCGIPMPGKPVPPDGILNHEKIIWLGDLNYRLAPNPNGGDAIELLKKNDWQALLEKDQLRIEQRAGRVFIGWEEGKIYFAPTYKYLKDSDTYVLQTATSKEKRRTPAWCDRILWKGEGLKQLWYARGESKFSDHRPVNSLFSVQVNVSQTKKVNVSQTDKAAPPISSNATVPRTEAAAQPTVLSSSTCAAVAKVQAEELLFLTRAEKCIQTTPMFSINQ, translated from the exons ATGAGAACGGAACGGATGAATTCTAAG GGCTCATGGCCAAAGCTGGTCGTCAGAAAATTGTTGAACATAAGGAGCGGTGCCGATGAATTTCATTCGGACTGCGCGGTAACTG GTATGATGGATAAAGTTGAACGGAGAAGGAAGAGTTGTTCAGATCAAGGCTCCCACGTCGTTGTGCCGGAGGATTTTGCTG aGGGTTGGTTACTCGAAGCCCGTAATGGAATTGAAAGCCCAACACTTGAACTGGATGGAGCCGCAGCAGCGTCAGATAACCGCGACCTTAG GATGTTCGTGGCGACGTGGAATGTAGGTGGCAAGTCACCGCATGAGGGATTGACTTTGGGCGATTGGTTGAGAACATCGACACCGGCTGACATCTATGTGCTTGG CTTTCAGGAGATCGTGCCTCTTAATGCCGGTAACGTACTGGGTGCGGAGGACAGCGGTCCATCTGCCAAATGGCTTTCTCTGATTCGCCAAGCTCTCAATGGAAATCACCATTCAGCCACTGATGATTCCCCGCCGGAAGATTCAACTTTACCCGCCTCACAATCCCCACATGACCGGCGACAATTTGCTGCAAAACCAGGGGTCAACTCCTCGGACATGCTCTCACCGGAAAATGGAATAGACCAGCAAGAAGGGTTGGAAAGATACTTGAGTTTGAATGATCCGAATAATTCATTTGCAAGTGAAGAAGCTTCAGCAGCCAGTCCATCGGCCGTGTCAACAGGGCCCAGTAGTCCGAATGGGATTAAATACTGCTTGGCGGCCAGCAAGCAGATGGTAGGAATATTTTTATGCGTGTGGGTACGTTCAGATTTGCGCAAGCACatttccagtttgaaggtttccTGCGTTGGGAGAGGCATCATGGGATACCTTGGAAATAAG GGATCAATATCAATGAGTATGATATTGCATCGGACGAGTTTCTGCTTCGTTTGTACTCACTTGGCCTCTGGAGAGAGAGAGGGTGATGAGATAAAAAGGAATTCGGATGTGATAGAGATTTTGAGGAAGACAAGGTTCTCTCACCCCTGCGGAATACCAATGCCGGGAAAACCAGTTCCACCGGATGGAATTTTGAATCATGA AAAGATAATATGGCTTGGGGATTTAAATTATCGACTTGCACCTAATCCTAATGGTGGAGACGCAATTGAGCTACTCAAAAAGAACGACTGGCAAGCACTCCTAGAGAAGGATCAG TTAAGAATTGAACAAAGGGCTGGTCGTGTTTTCATTGGTTGGGAAGAAGGCAAGATTTACTTTGCACCAACATACAAATACCTCAAAGATTCTGACACCTACGTTCTTCAAACCGCCACGTCTAAAGAGAAGCGGCGCACTCCTGCTTG GTGTGACAGGATACTGTGGAAGGGGGAGGGACTAAAGCAGTTGTGGTATGCAAGGGGGGAATCAAAATTTTCTGATCACAGGCCAGTTAATTCACTTTTCTCAGTGCAAGTAAATGTATCCCAAACAAAAAAAGTAAATGTATCCCAAACCGACAAGGCTGCTCCACCCATCAGTTCCAACGCCACCGTGCCTCGAACAGAAGCAGCAGCGCAACCCACGGTTCTATCATCATCAACTTGTGCTGCAGTTGCCAAGGTTCAAGCTGAAGAGCTATTGTTCTTGACCAGGGCAGAGAAATGCATCCAGACCACTCCTATGTTCTCAATCAACCAATAG
- the LOC113695566 gene encoding type I inositol polyphosphate 5-phosphatase 8-like isoform X2 — protein MRTERMNSKGSWPKLVVRKLLNIRSGADEFHSDCAVTGMMDKVERRRKSCSDQGSHVVVPEDFAEGWLLEARNGIESPTLELDGAAAASDNRDLRMFVATWNVGGKSPHEGLTLGDWLRTSTPADIYVLGFQEIVPLNAGNVLGAEDSGPSAKWLSLIRQALNGNHHSATDDSPPEDSTLPASQSPHDRRQFAAKPGVNSSDMLSPENGIDQQEGLERYLSLNDPNNSFASEEASAASPSAVSTGPSSPNGIKYCLAASKQMVGIFLCVWVRSDLRKHISSLKVSCVGRGIMGYLGNKGSISMSMILHRTSFCFVCTHLASGEREGDEIKRNSDVIEILRKTRFSHPCGIPMPGKPVPPDGILNHEKIIWLGDLNYRLAPNPNGGDAIELLKKNDWQALLEKDQLRIEQRAGRVFIGWEEGKIYFAPTYKYLKDSDTYVLQTATSKEKRRTPACSRPPYRLEPHQHNHWVMGDSLNFSIESIT, from the exons ATGAGAACGGAACGGATGAATTCTAAG GGCTCATGGCCAAAGCTGGTCGTCAGAAAATTGTTGAACATAAGGAGCGGTGCCGATGAATTTCATTCGGACTGCGCGGTAACTG GTATGATGGATAAAGTTGAACGGAGAAGGAAGAGTTGTTCAGATCAAGGCTCCCACGTCGTTGTGCCGGAGGATTTTGCTG aGGGTTGGTTACTCGAAGCCCGTAATGGAATTGAAAGCCCAACACTTGAACTGGATGGAGCCGCAGCAGCGTCAGATAACCGCGACCTTAG GATGTTCGTGGCGACGTGGAATGTAGGTGGCAAGTCACCGCATGAGGGATTGACTTTGGGCGATTGGTTGAGAACATCGACACCGGCTGACATCTATGTGCTTGG CTTTCAGGAGATCGTGCCTCTTAATGCCGGTAACGTACTGGGTGCGGAGGACAGCGGTCCATCTGCCAAATGGCTTTCTCTGATTCGCCAAGCTCTCAATGGAAATCACCATTCAGCCACTGATGATTCCCCGCCGGAAGATTCAACTTTACCCGCCTCACAATCCCCACATGACCGGCGACAATTTGCTGCAAAACCAGGGGTCAACTCCTCGGACATGCTCTCACCGGAAAATGGAATAGACCAGCAAGAAGGGTTGGAAAGATACTTGAGTTTGAATGATCCGAATAATTCATTTGCAAGTGAAGAAGCTTCAGCAGCCAGTCCATCGGCCGTGTCAACAGGGCCCAGTAGTCCGAATGGGATTAAATACTGCTTGGCGGCCAGCAAGCAGATGGTAGGAATATTTTTATGCGTGTGGGTACGTTCAGATTTGCGCAAGCACatttccagtttgaaggtttccTGCGTTGGGAGAGGCATCATGGGATACCTTGGAAATAAG GGATCAATATCAATGAGTATGATATTGCATCGGACGAGTTTCTGCTTCGTTTGTACTCACTTGGCCTCTGGAGAGAGAGAGGGTGATGAGATAAAAAGGAATTCGGATGTGATAGAGATTTTGAGGAAGACAAGGTTCTCTCACCCCTGCGGAATACCAATGCCGGGAAAACCAGTTCCACCGGATGGAATTTTGAATCATGA AAAGATAATATGGCTTGGGGATTTAAATTATCGACTTGCACCTAATCCTAATGGTGGAGACGCAATTGAGCTACTCAAAAAGAACGACTGGCAAGCACTCCTAGAGAAGGATCAG TTAAGAATTGAACAAAGGGCTGGTCGTGTTTTCATTGGTTGGGAAGAAGGCAAGATTTACTTTGCACCAACATACAAATACCTCAAAGATTCTGACACCTACGTTCTTCAAACCGCCACGTCTAAAGAGAAGCGGCGCACTCCTGCTTG CTCCCGTCCTCCTTACCGGTTAGAACCACACCAACACAATCATTGGGTTATGGGAGACTCTTTAAACTTTTCTATAGAATCGATCACTTAG